The Candidatus Neomarinimicrobiota bacterium genome contains a region encoding:
- a CDS encoding prepilin-type N-terminal cleavage/methylation domain-containing protein, whose protein sequence is MENYTDKYPVGSKGFTMMEMVVVLAIIGILASLGFKAFDNVLLNMKFESTMREMELIKIAIVGDPKSIQNNVRASFGFFGDMGSIPSSLTDLVTKGSQPFVLVNTTLNMASGWNGPYLRTSFTQDAGGNLTDGFGNSYLYSTLKKLSADGDSVYATITSLGADGSSGGAGIDADINTEIFKSDL, encoded by the coding sequence ATGGAAAATTACACGGACAAATATCCTGTCGGCAGCAAGGGATTTACAATGATGGAAATGGTCGTAGTTTTAGCCATTATCGGAATATTGGCGTCTTTGGGTTTTAAGGCTTTCGACAACGTGCTGCTGAATATGAAATTTGAATCGACTATGAGAGAAATGGAATTGATAAAGATAGCCATAGTTGGCGATCCTAAATCCATCCAAAACAATGTAAGAGCGAGTTTCGGATTTTTTGGCGATATGGGTTCGATTCCCTCATCGCTAACTGACCTGGTCACAAAAGGGAGTCAGCCGTTTGTGCTGGTTAATACAACGCTCAATATGGCATCAGGGTGGAACGGACCATATCTTCGAACATCCTTCACTCAGGACGCCGGCGGGAACCTAACAGACGGATTCGGAAATTCGTATCTTTATTCAACACTGAAAAAACTGAGCGCTGACGGCGATTCTGTTTATGCGACAATCACAAGTCTCGGCGCCGACGGTTCTTCAGGCGGCGCAGGAATTGATGCAGACATTAATACTGAAATTTTTAAAAGCGACCTA